One Streptomyces coeruleorubidus DNA segment encodes these proteins:
- the egtA gene encoding ergothioneine biosynthesis glutamate--cysteine ligase EgtA — protein MSESVGGCTRPRTSLSEAEVEALVRGICFKTGPPRRLGVEVEWLVHELRAPQLPVTPERLDVAYAALRPLSLRSALTVEPGGQLELSSPPAASLTEVIATVSADLDAVRAVLRGNGLTLVGLGHDPWHEPRRFLREPRYDAMEACLDRTGPSGRAMMCTSASVQVCVDAGHEEPGPLGHVRRWWLAHHLGPVLVAAFANSPLAGHRPTGWLSTRQLMWTRIGAGRAGGPPLDADPRGAWARHVLDSPVMCVRRDGGPWDVPEGLTFREWTRTGLPRPPTREDLDYHVTTLFPPVRPRGHLELRMIDAQPGDDGWIVPLAVTAALFDDPEAAETAYRAVKPLAERTLGLPAPHNPLWIDAARSGLADTELREVAVTCFTAALDALPRLGAAPEVTAAVAAYLDHYVVRGRCPADDLLDRQRGTDGRAHGKDLRP, from the coding sequence ATGTCCGAATCGGTAGGTGGCTGTACCCGGCCACGCACCTCATTGTCCGAAGCCGAGGTCGAGGCTCTCGTCCGCGGCATCTGCTTCAAGACCGGCCCGCCGCGCCGCCTCGGTGTCGAGGTGGAATGGCTCGTCCACGAGCTGCGCGCACCGCAGCTCCCCGTCACACCCGAACGACTCGACGTGGCCTACGCCGCACTGCGGCCCCTGTCCCTGAGGTCGGCGCTCACCGTGGAGCCCGGCGGCCAGCTGGAGCTGAGCTCGCCCCCCGCCGCCTCGCTGACGGAAGTCATCGCCACCGTCTCCGCCGACCTCGACGCCGTCCGCGCGGTCCTGCGCGGGAACGGCCTCACGCTGGTCGGCCTCGGCCACGATCCCTGGCACGAACCCCGCCGGTTCCTGCGCGAACCGCGCTACGACGCCATGGAGGCCTGCCTCGACCGCACCGGCCCCTCCGGCCGCGCCATGATGTGCACCTCGGCCTCCGTGCAGGTGTGCGTCGACGCCGGCCACGAGGAGCCGGGGCCTCTCGGCCATGTGCGACGCTGGTGGCTGGCCCATCACCTGGGCCCGGTCCTGGTGGCCGCGTTCGCCAACTCCCCGCTCGCCGGTCACCGGCCGACCGGCTGGCTGTCCACCCGGCAGCTGATGTGGACCCGGATCGGCGCCGGCCGGGCGGGCGGACCACCGCTGGACGCCGACCCGCGCGGCGCCTGGGCCCGGCACGTGCTGGACTCCCCCGTGATGTGCGTACGGCGCGACGGCGGGCCCTGGGACGTCCCGGAGGGGCTCACCTTCCGGGAGTGGACCCGCACGGGCCTGCCCAGGCCGCCCACGCGGGAGGACCTCGACTACCACGTCACGACGCTGTTCCCGCCGGTCAGGCCGCGCGGCCATCTCGAACTGCGCATGATCGACGCGCAGCCCGGCGACGACGGCTGGATCGTGCCGCTGGCCGTGACGGCGGCGCTGTTCGACGACCCGGAGGCCGCCGAGACCGCCTACCGGGCCGTGAAGCCGCTGGCCGAGCGGACGCTGGGGCTGCCCGCGCCGCACAACCCGCTGTGGATCGACGCGGCCCGCAGCGGGCTGGCCGACACCGAACTGCGCGAGGTGGCCGTCACGTGCTTCACGGCCGCGCTGGACGCCCTGCCCCGGCTCGGCGCCGCGCCCGAGGTGACGGCTGCCGTCGCGGCCTACCTGGACCACTACGTCGTCCGGGGCCGCTGCCCCGCCGACGACCTGCTCGACCGACAGCGCGGCACGGACGGTCGCGCCCACGGGAAGGACCTGCGCCCATGA
- a CDS encoding TIGR02452 family protein: MSARLRGIARQTEQIVATGAYRAPDGREVSIAAELRAAREGTRMYGPQPVPVPVPSTRVTQTLVEVTGESSLEAARRLGANVAVLNFASARNPGGGYLNGAQAQEEALCRASALYTCLLQARAFYDHHRAHRDPFYTDRVIHSPAVPVFRDDRGRLLDEPYTAGFLTSAAPNAGVVLRTAPERAPELPRALAARAERVLETAGAHGYRRLVLGAWGCGVFRNDPAQVAGAFRALIEPGGRFAAAFEHVVFSVLDRTPDARVRGAFEEAFSSSRSAPAAGA; this comes from the coding sequence GTGAGCGCGCGCCTGCGCGGTATCGCCCGGCAGACCGAGCAGATCGTGGCGACGGGGGCATATCGGGCGCCGGACGGGCGTGAGGTGTCGATCGCGGCGGAGCTCCGGGCGGCGCGCGAGGGCACGCGCATGTACGGTCCGCAACCGGTGCCGGTGCCGGTGCCCTCCACCCGGGTGACGCAGACGCTGGTCGAGGTCACGGGCGAGAGCAGCCTTGAGGCCGCCCGCCGGCTCGGCGCGAACGTGGCCGTACTGAACTTCGCCTCGGCTCGCAATCCCGGCGGTGGCTACCTCAACGGCGCACAGGCCCAGGAAGAGGCCCTGTGCCGGGCCTCGGCGCTGTACACCTGCCTGCTTCAGGCCCGCGCGTTCTACGACCACCACCGCGCCCACCGCGACCCGTTCTACACGGACCGTGTCATCCACTCACCCGCCGTGCCCGTCTTCCGCGACGACCGGGGCCGCCTGCTGGACGAGCCGTACACGGCCGGCTTCCTGACCTCTGCGGCGCCCAACGCGGGCGTGGTGCTCCGCACGGCACCCGAACGAGCCCCGGAACTGCCGCGGGCCCTCGCCGCCCGCGCCGAACGGGTCCTGGAGACGGCCGGCGCCCACGGCTACCGGCGTCTGGTGCTGGGCGCCTGGGGATGCGGCGTCTTCCGCAACGACCCGGCGCAGGTCGCGGGGGCGTTCCGGGCGCTGATCGAACCCGGCGGGCGCTTCGCGGCGGCCTTCGAACACGTGGTGTTCTCAGTGCTGGACCGGACGCCGGACGCCAGGGTACGGGGCGCCTTCGAGGAGGCCTTCAGCTCCAGCCGTAGCGCTCCCGCAGCCGGTGCCTGA
- a CDS encoding type II toxin-antitoxin system PemK/MazF family toxin produces MTAFTDENVPGRSGPSATVQADPREVGRVRTEYSPAHDGDPDPGEIVWTWVPYEENDGRGKDRPVLVVAREPAGTFLAVQLSSKRHDGDREWVPIGSGPWDRSGRESWVDVDRVLRLHEDGMRREACALDRMRFNLVRHRLRERYGWS; encoded by the coding sequence GTGACCGCGTTTACCGATGAGAACGTCCCGGGCCGCTCCGGCCCCTCCGCCACCGTCCAGGCCGATCCGCGCGAGGTGGGCCGGGTGCGCACGGAGTACTCGCCCGCGCACGACGGCGACCCCGACCCCGGCGAGATCGTCTGGACCTGGGTGCCCTACGAGGAGAACGACGGGCGCGGCAAGGACCGCCCGGTGCTCGTGGTCGCCCGCGAGCCGGCGGGGACGTTCCTCGCCGTGCAGTTGTCCAGCAAGCGGCACGACGGCGACCGGGAGTGGGTGCCGATCGGCAGCGGGCCGTGGGACCGGTCGGGCCGTGAGTCGTGGGTCGACGTGGACCGGGTCCTGCGCCTGCACGAGGACGGCATGCGCCGGGAGGCCTGCGCCCTGGACCGCATGCGGTTCAACCTCGTCAGGCACCGGCTGCGGGAGCGCTACGGCTGGAGCTGA
- the egtC gene encoding ergothioneine biosynthesis protein EgtC: MCRHVAYVGPAEPLGRLLVEPPHGLYRQSWAPRRQRYGTVNADGFGVGWYAEGDPVPARYRRAGPIWADLSFADLARVVRSTALLAAVRDATLSGADAEAAAAPFAAGTWLFSHNGAVKGWPGSLAPVSRTLPPEDLLSLEARNDSALVWALVLARLRSGDEQGQALADTVLEVAAAAPGSRLNLLLTDGDTVTATAWGDTLWYLTRLGGGTVVASEPYDDDPHWQEVPDRTLLAASRTDVLLTPLKEPTDAFVPAHPEEPRT; this comes from the coding sequence ATGTGCCGTCATGTGGCGTACGTGGGACCGGCCGAGCCGCTCGGGCGACTCCTCGTCGAGCCCCCGCACGGCCTGTACCGGCAGTCGTGGGCGCCCCGGCGGCAGCGGTACGGGACGGTCAACGCCGACGGTTTTGGGGTGGGCTGGTACGCCGAGGGCGATCCGGTGCCGGCCCGTTACCGGCGGGCCGGGCCGATCTGGGCGGACCTGTCGTTCGCCGATCTCGCCCGGGTCGTACGGTCCACCGCACTGCTCGCCGCGGTGCGGGACGCGACGCTGTCGGGCGCGGACGCGGAGGCCGCTGCGGCGCCGTTCGCCGCGGGGACCTGGCTGTTCAGCCACAACGGGGCGGTCAAGGGCTGGCCCGGCTCGCTCGCGCCGGTGTCCCGCACCCTGCCGCCGGAGGACCTGCTGTCGCTGGAGGCCCGCAACGACTCGGCGCTCGTGTGGGCCCTGGTCCTGGCCAGGCTGAGGAGCGGCGACGAGCAGGGCCAGGCGCTGGCCGACACGGTCCTGGAGGTGGCCGCCGCGGCCCCCGGTTCCCGGCTCAACCTCCTGCTCACCGACGGCGACACCGTCACCGCGACCGCCTGGGGCGACACCCTCTGGTACCTCACCCGGCTCGGCGGCGGCACCGTCGTGGCCTCCGAACCCTACGACGACGATCCGCACTGGCAGGAGGTGCCCGACCGCACCCTGCTCGCGGCGAGCCGCACGGACGTGCTGCTCACGCCGCTGAAGGAGCCGACCGACGCCTTCGTGCCCGCACACCCCGAGGAGCCCCGTACGTGA
- the egtB gene encoding ergothioneine biosynthesis protein EgtB yields the protein MTDTSPAVDSDTADPEVLRERAVASLVVARERTTLLTSCVEDPDLTAQHSPLMSPLVWDLAHIGNQEEQWLLRAVAGHEAIRPEIDGLYDAFEHPRAERPKLPLLSPAEARTYATDVRGRALDVLEQAAFHGTRLTEAGFAFGMIAQHEQQHDETMLITHQLRRGPQALTAPDPEPAPLFTGPSEVLVPGGPFTMGTSDEPWALDNERPAHRREVAPFRIDTTPVTNGAYQAFIEDGGYDDPRWWRADGWAHIRRNSISAPLFWRRDGRQFLRRRFGVTEVVPPDEPVLHVCWYEADAYARWAGRRLPTEAEWEKAARYDPAGDRSMRYPWGDADPGPEHANLGQRHLRPAPAGSYPAGESPLGVRQLIGDVWEWTASDFLPYPGFRAFPYKEYSEVFFGSDHKVLRGGSFAVDAVACRGTFRNWDYPIRRQIFSGFRTARSEDV from the coding sequence ATGACCGACACCAGCCCCGCTGTCGACAGCGATACCGCCGACCCCGAGGTTCTCCGCGAGCGCGCGGTCGCCTCGCTGGTCGTCGCGCGCGAGCGCACCACCCTGCTGACGAGCTGCGTCGAGGACCCCGACCTGACCGCGCAGCACTCGCCGCTGATGTCGCCGCTGGTGTGGGACCTGGCGCACATCGGCAACCAGGAGGAGCAGTGGCTGCTGCGGGCCGTCGCCGGGCACGAGGCGATACGGCCCGAGATCGACGGCCTGTACGACGCCTTCGAGCACCCGCGGGCCGAGCGGCCGAAGCTGCCCCTGCTGTCGCCCGCCGAGGCACGCACGTACGCGACCGACGTGCGTGGCCGCGCGCTGGACGTGCTGGAGCAGGCCGCGTTCCACGGGACGCGGCTGACGGAGGCCGGGTTCGCCTTCGGGATGATCGCCCAGCACGAACAGCAGCACGACGAGACCATGCTGATCACCCATCAGCTCCGCCGCGGCCCGCAGGCCCTGACCGCGCCCGACCCGGAGCCGGCGCCGCTGTTCACCGGCCCGTCCGAAGTCCTCGTCCCGGGCGGCCCGTTCACGATGGGCACCTCCGACGAGCCGTGGGCCCTGGACAACGAACGGCCCGCCCACCGGCGCGAGGTGGCGCCCTTCCGGATCGACACCACCCCGGTGACGAACGGCGCGTACCAGGCGTTCATCGAGGACGGCGGCTACGACGACCCGCGCTGGTGGAGGGCGGACGGCTGGGCCCACATCCGCCGGAACTCCATCTCGGCCCCGCTGTTCTGGCGGCGGGACGGCAGGCAGTTCCTGCGGCGGCGTTTCGGCGTCACCGAGGTCGTCCCGCCGGATGAGCCGGTGCTGCACGTGTGCTGGTACGAGGCGGACGCCTACGCCCGCTGGGCGGGACGCCGGCTGCCCACGGAGGCCGAGTGGGAGAAGGCGGCCCGGTACGACCCGGCCGGCGACCGCTCCATGCGCTACCCGTGGGGCGACGCCGACCCGGGCCCGGAGCACGCCAACCTCGGCCAGCGGCATCTGCGTCCGGCGCCCGCCGGAAGCTACCCGGCCGGTGAGTCGCCGCTCGGCGTACGGCAGTTGATCGGCGACGTGTGGGAGTGGACGGCGAGCGACTTCCTGCCGTACCCGGGGTTCAGGGCGTTCCCGTACAAGGAGTACTCGGAGGTCTTCTTCGGGTCCGACCACAAGGTGCTGCGCGGCGGTTCGTTCGCCGTGGACGCGGTGGCCTGCCGGGGCACGTTCCGCAACTGGGACTATCCGATCCGGCGGCAGATCTTCTCCGGGTTCCGCACGGCCCGCTCGGAGGACGTCTGA